In Aquila chrysaetos chrysaetos chromosome 10, bAquChr1.4, whole genome shotgun sequence, the following proteins share a genomic window:
- the SIAH2 gene encoding LOW QUALITY PROTEIN: E3 ubiquitin-protein ligase SIAH2 (The sequence of the model RefSeq protein was modified relative to this genomic sequence to represent the inferred CDS: deleted 2 bases in 1 codon), whose translation MSRPSSAGPGASKPCGKQQHAPSPAVPAAVLPGPGGASPPPPPPPPPPPPPPPPPPPPQQQQQQQHHELTSLFECPVCFDYVLPPILQCQAGHLVCNQCRQKLSLCPTCRGSLTPSIRNLAMEKVASAVLFPCKYATTGCSLTLHHTEKPEHEDICEYRPYSCPCPGASCKWQGSLEAVMSHLMHAHKSITTLQGEDIVFLATDINLPGAVDWVMMQSCFGHHFMLVLEKQEKYEGHQQFFAIVLLIGTRKQAENFAYRLELNGNRRRLTWEATPCSIHDGVAAAILNSDCLIFDTAIAHLFADNGNLGINVTISTCCP comes from the exons ATGAGCCGCCCGTCCTCCGCCGGCCCCGGCGCTAGCAAACCCTGCGGCAAGCAGCAGCACGCCCCGTCCCCCGCCGTGCCCGCCGCCGTTCTCCCGGGTCCCGGCGGGGCGTCTCCGCcgcctccgcccccc ccccctcctcctcctcctcctcccccgccgccgccgccgccgcagcagcaacaacagcagcagcatcacgAACTGACCTCGCTCTTCGAGTGCCCCGTCTGCTTCGACTATGTGCTGCCGCCCATCCTCCAGTGTCAGGCCGGGCATCTGGTCTGCAATCAATGCAGGCAGAAGCTGAGCCTCTGCCCCACTTGCCGGGGCTCCCTCACCCCCAGCATCAGGAACCTGGCCATGGAGAAGGTGGCCTCGGCCGTGCTCTTCCCCTGCAAG TACGCCACAACAGGCTGCTCTCTGACACTCCATCACACAGAAAAGCCAGAACACGAAGACATCTGTGAGTATCGTCCCTACTCCTGCCCATGCCCTGGTGCCTCCTGTAAATGGCAGGGATCCCTGGAAGCCGTGATGTCCCACCTCATGCACGCCCACAAAAGCATTACCACCCTTCAGGGAGAAGACATTGTTTTTCTTGCCACAGACATTAACCTTCCAGGGGCTGTTGACTGGGTGATGATGCAGTCATGCTTCGGTCACCACTTCATGCTGGTGCTGGAGAAACAAGAGAAGTATGAAGGTCACCAGCAGTTTTTTGCCATCGTGCTGCTCATCGGCACCCGTAAGCAAGCGGAGAACTTTGCATACAGACTGGAGCTGAATGGCAACCGCCGCCGGCTGACCTGGGAGGCAACGCCTTGCTCCATCCACGACGGGGTGGCTGCGGCCATTCTGAACAGCGACTGCCTAATTTTTGATACAGCTATAGCACACCTTTTTGCTGACAATGGAAACCTTGGCATTAACGTGACTATTTCTACGTGTTGTCCGTGA